Proteins from one Prevotella sp. E2-28 genomic window:
- a CDS encoding RyR domain-containing protein encodes MYTPQPLDTSDISLPKELELLVEQMSKNVHEVWAQTRISQGWKYGAERNDALKLHPCLVPYEELPESEKEYDRNTSVETLKLILKLGFKIDRK; translated from the coding sequence ATGTACACCCCACAGCCCCTTGATACAAGTGATATCAGCTTACCAAAAGAGTTAGAACTTCTTGTTGAACAAATGTCAAAGAATGTCCATGAAGTATGGGCACAGACCCGCATTTCCCAAGGTTGGAAGTATGGAGCAGAGCGTAATGATGCCTTGAAACTCCATCCCTGTCTTGTACCCTACGAGGAACTCCCTGAAAGCGAAAAGGAATACGACCGCAATACCTCTGTTGAAACCCTGAAATTGATACTAAAGCTTGGGTTTAAGATAGATAGAAAGTAA
- a CDS encoding DUF6078 family protein yields MDIKWETVPEKWALCFNSDCKLKDTCLRWQAAQSAPENMTVAHCVTSMAWKGEVCAQFASAERVRYARGFSTIYDNVKKSDYTPMRKKMTAMLSGKRYYYEYMRGERRLSPEQQEYICQLFVEWGYADCVKFDKYEEDFVFQKA; encoded by the coding sequence ATGGACATAAAATGGGAAACAGTACCAGAAAAATGGGCACTGTGTTTTAACTCGGATTGTAAATTGAAGGACACGTGCCTGCGTTGGCAGGCTGCACAGTCGGCACCTGAAAATATGACAGTGGCGCACTGTGTAACATCAATGGCGTGGAAGGGTGAAGTGTGCGCGCAATTCGCCTCTGCAGAGAGGGTGCGCTATGCGCGTGGTTTCTCTACAATCTATGACAATGTAAAGAAGAGCGACTATACGCCAATGCGTAAAAAGATGACGGCCATGCTGTCGGGCAAGCGCTACTATTACGAATACATGAGGGGCGAGCGTAGGTTATCACCAGAGCAACAGGAATATATCTGCCAACTATTTGTGGAATGGGGCTATGCGGACTGCGTGAAATTCGACAAATACGAGGAGGATTTTGTATTCCAAAAAGCGTAG
- a CDS encoding mechanosensitive ion channel domain-containing protein, which produces MLILAIVAFSPLYSCYISPRNYICAENQWYQFFVLLLVVWLSISVCNTLTDVFSLRKKEAGITWCQIAILLAIGCLIVGFLFIFDITDKSVNTAAFGIVASLVAWIFQDAIRGVVSFIHLRMNHLLQIDDMIKVPKYDVYGKVTRVTLTTVTIYNLDTTTSAIPTSVLLSEHFTNMQKMIEGKTFGRKMSLSFIMETGSFYALSKKDVIKFRANERITQYIPQENIHDDIPNAQLYRKYLFHWLMNNQHVSQHPLLVVSWQKHTEAGMILQITGFIIDNNISAFEYQKSLIIEHVIQSVSWFGLRLYQTPSSFDSSSSTVYLSDKPLNDKLED; this is translated from the coding sequence ATGCTGATACTTGCTATAGTAGCTTTTTCGCCTTTATACAGTTGCTATATAAGTCCGAGGAATTATATTTGTGCAGAAAATCAGTGGTATCAGTTCTTTGTATTGCTTCTGGTCGTTTGGCTATCTATATCTGTATGTAATACTCTGACTGATGTATTCAGTCTTCGAAAGAAAGAAGCTGGCATCACTTGGTGCCAAATAGCTATTCTACTCGCTATTGGATGTCTTATTGTAGGCTTCCTGTTTATATTTGACATTACTGATAAGAGCGTTAATACGGCTGCATTTGGTATCGTTGCTTCACTGGTTGCTTGGATATTCCAAGATGCTATCAGAGGAGTAGTGTCTTTTATTCATCTTCGTATGAATCATTTGCTGCAGATTGACGATATGATTAAAGTGCCCAAATATGATGTTTATGGAAAAGTGACACGCGTGACGCTTACCACAGTCACCATATACAATTTGGATACGACAACCTCTGCCATACCAACCAGTGTGTTACTCTCAGAGCATTTCACGAATATGCAGAAGATGATAGAAGGCAAGACTTTCGGTCGGAAAATGAGCCTATCGTTTATCATGGAAACAGGAAGTTTTTATGCTTTGTCGAAAAAAGATGTTATTAAGTTTAGGGCAAATGAACGCATCACGCAGTATATCCCCCAGGAGAATATTCATGACGATATCCCTAACGCTCAGTTATATCGGAAATATTTGTTCCATTGGTTAATGAACAACCAGCATGTTTCCCAGCATCCACTTCTAGTTGTGAGCTGGCAGAAGCATACTGAGGCTGGCATGATTCTGCAGATAACAGGTTTTATCATTGACAATAATATAAGTGCCTTCGAATATCAGAAGTCGCTGATTATAGAACATGTCATTCAATCTGTATCATGGTTTGGCCTGCGTCTGTATCAAACCCCGTCAAGTTTCGATTCAAGCAGCAGTACAGTCTATTTGTCAGATAAACCACTAAATGATAAACTGGAGGATTAA
- a CDS encoding TIR domain-containing protein, which produces MEQPKEYFAFISYKREDEEWAKWLAHELEHYHLPVTLNGRDDLPRELRPIFRDADELSAGNLPDQIHTALMNSKHLVVICSPRAAKSEWVNKEIEEFINFGKTGKIYPFIVDGVAMSNNIDEECFPPALKNIPKEEERLGGNVNEKGRDAAVIKIVAGMLNLGFDTLWNRYEREKAEEEQRKREERDNLLRLQSRYIAEKVEKLLENGDSYLARLFALEALPKELENPNRPYVPEAEAALRKCVCKKDAILKGHTDSVNSVAFSPDGKYVASASWDSHVIIWEVKSGALLHLLSTNYDPKYSWLSFSNDGSRVYARPASLNIVDCWDVETGEKLEVYSVCDGDYLCHYPNGELLNIDSNDKVYHESLKNIKDISVTYDGRLLAALFDESVLVWDTEKNVLLYSLGRRPSCYAFSYDGQLIATSDFYEIALWDTTSGISVNCRTNIGEDNFYFMSFSANGKYILATSPEGVVKMFSVPELQLIKTFKGHTGWCHCAIYSPNEELIASASGDCNIRLWGPQSYEPVHTIKTDCMDTPLLLYCPDGEHILYGGSNCEICMCNIKSDLITHSYKGLDSSALSVVFSPEGNKLMACNSNRVIIWDVETEQVIHIYETKCHMACFSPNGSQILIVGYRDFRIIDIASWQVVRTKVRNNKIKSAFFLPDNQSLVIATEHKLEIWREYNDVHRDINDSSYWLSADNQRVAWVIDDDIREWLRCNKVFLHQELNGHTDWINSVTCSSDGKKIASASNDATIRIWDVQEMKELKVLKGHTDEVLTVDFSNDGKLLLSASKDRTVIVWDVESGIELYHLLIEKEQYDELFKASFSPDNKWIATLSNSIGQHTSVIKIWPYSPLQELIDQTRERFKDRQLTPEERKKYYLN; this is translated from the coding sequence ATGGAACAGCCAAAAGAATATTTCGCATTTATAAGTTATAAACGAGAAGATGAAGAATGGGCAAAATGGTTAGCACACGAGTTAGAGCACTATCACCTGCCAGTTACATTAAATGGGCGTGATGACTTGCCTCGAGAACTACGTCCTATTTTTAGGGATGCGGATGAACTGAGTGCTGGAAATTTACCAGACCAAATACATACAGCATTGATGAATTCCAAACACCTTGTCGTTATCTGTTCCCCTCGTGCTGCAAAGTCTGAGTGGGTGAATAAAGAGATAGAAGAGTTCATCAATTTTGGAAAAACAGGTAAAATATATCCATTTATTGTTGATGGTGTAGCGATGTCAAACAATATTGACGAAGAATGTTTCCCGCCAGCATTGAAGAATATCCCAAAAGAAGAAGAAAGGTTGGGAGGAAATGTTAACGAGAAAGGACGCGATGCAGCTGTTATTAAAATCGTTGCAGGAATGTTGAATCTTGGCTTTGATACGCTTTGGAATCGATACGAAAGAGAAAAAGCTGAAGAGGAGCAAAGAAAACGTGAAGAGCGAGATAATTTACTAAGGCTTCAGAGCAGATATATAGCAGAAAAGGTTGAAAAACTACTAGAAAATGGGGACTCTTATTTAGCAAGGCTATTTGCATTAGAGGCATTGCCTAAAGAGTTAGAGAATCCTAACAGACCCTACGTGCCAGAAGCAGAAGCTGCACTAAGAAAGTGTGTTTGCAAAAAAGATGCTATCTTAAAAGGCCATACTGATAGTGTAAATTCCGTTGCTTTTAGTCCTGATGGTAAATACGTTGCATCTGCCTCATGGGATAGTCATGTAATTATTTGGGAAGTTAAAAGCGGCGCTCTGTTACATCTGCTGAGTACTAATTATGATCCAAAATATTCTTGGTTGTCATTTAGTAATGACGGAAGTCGTGTGTACGCAAGGCCAGCATCGCTAAACATAGTTGATTGTTGGGATGTTGAAACAGGGGAGAAATTAGAGGTATATAGTGTTTGTGATGGAGATTATTTGTGTCATTATCCTAATGGTGAGCTTCTTAATATTGATTCTAATGACAAAGTATATCACGAATCATTAAAAAACATCAAAGACATTTCAGTTACATATGACGGTCGACTTCTTGCAGCATTATTTGATGAATCGGTATTGGTATGGGATACGGAAAAGAATGTGTTATTATATAGTCTTGGCAGAAGACCATCTTGTTATGCTTTCAGTTATGATGGTCAATTGATAGCCACCAGTGATTTCTATGAAATTGCTCTTTGGGATACGACAAGTGGCATATCAGTCAATTGCCGCACAAATATAGGTGAGGATAATTTCTATTTTATGTCGTTTAGTGCAAATGGAAAATATATTTTAGCAACTTCGCCAGAAGGCGTTGTCAAAATGTTTTCTGTACCTGAATTACAATTAATCAAAACATTTAAAGGCCATACAGGTTGGTGTCATTGTGCAATTTATAGTCCAAATGAAGAGCTGATAGCCTCTGCTTCAGGTGACTGCAATATTAGGCTTTGGGGACCACAATCTTATGAACCTGTTCACACTATTAAAACAGATTGTATGGACACTCCGTTGCTTTTATACTGCCCAGATGGAGAGCATATTCTTTATGGAGGGTCTAATTGCGAAATCTGTATGTGTAATATCAAATCGGATTTGATAACACATTCATATAAAGGTTTGGATTCCTCTGCTCTATCTGTAGTCTTTAGTCCTGAAGGAAATAAACTGATGGCATGCAATTCTAATAGAGTGATAATATGGGATGTGGAAACAGAGCAAGTCATTCACATATACGAAACAAAATGCCATATGGCCTGCTTCAGTCCAAATGGAAGTCAAATATTGATAGTCGGTTACAGAGATTTTCGTATTATTGATATTGCTTCTTGGCAAGTAGTAAGAACAAAAGTAAGAAACAATAAGATTAAATCAGCATTTTTTTTGCCAGATAATCAAAGTCTCGTAATAGCAACTGAACACAAATTGGAGATTTGGAGAGAATACAATGATGTTCATCGTGATATAAATGACTCTAGTTATTGGCTATCCGCTGATAATCAACGTGTTGCTTGGGTTATCGATGATGACATTAGAGAATGGCTAAGGTGTAATAAAGTGTTTCTTCATCAAGAATTGAACGGACATACTGATTGGATAAACTCCGTTACTTGTTCTTCAGATGGAAAAAAAATAGCATCTGCTTCAAATGATGCAACCATTAGAATTTGGGACGTTCAAGAAATGAAAGAATTAAAGGTCCTCAAGGGGCATACTGACGAAGTCCTTACTGTTGATTTTAGTAATGATGGTAAACTTCTTCTTTCGGCATCAAAAGACCGAACTGTAATAGTATGGGATGTTGAGAGTGGTATTGAATTATATCATTTGTTGATTGAAAAAGAGCAATATGATGAATTATTCAAAGCATCATTTAGTCCGGACAATAAGTGGATAGCAACTCTTTCAAATTCAATTGGCCAACATACTTCCGTAATAAAAATCTGGCCATATTCTCCCCTCCAAGAACTCATTGACCAGACTCGTGAGCGATTCAAGGACCGGCAATTGACTCCTGAAGAACGAAAAAAATATTATTTAAATTAA
- a CDS encoding VapE domain-containing protein, which produces MKLTLIRKDQKNQMHLSTKTMDNFIERIKTDTKSGDVEGLRQSLLMSNRIVGYSQMHKLPVVYPLAELARDANDNLVMRSMNGVVLLSISNVRGQEAQEHIKQLAMSMPATLAAFVGSSGASVKILVRVSRPDGTLPQTEDEANTFLRTAFGLVKLPYQALLGMAVADGEPTVKTGFRMTCDPQPLYNQKAVPFNVTTQMVIPSAQPVAGEQQHADYDLYTQYENLYKRALEQVWSNLPEGADAEGILAELVRQLCLVGFPEEEAVTHIWAHYKYKTPQVYTEERIRAVTGAVYAETKPRCRQGDKAGSVGYEMRQLIDYLQHRFVFRYNTIMGYTEYRPNSTWFQDWQPVDERVINGFTTDARLAGLHVWDKDVKRYVMSDKIRLYNPVEAYLYEVQGIWDGKDHIGKLAATVPTDNPHWPRWFRTWLLAMVAQWKGYNRRYGNSVAPLLISSQGYCKSTFCRSLLPDELQWGYTDNLSLDEKRPVLQAMSQMLLINLDEFNQISARTQEGFLKNVIQLARVKAKRPYGKHIEDFPRLASFIATTNMADVLADPSGNRRFIGVELTGPINVSVRPNHEQIYAQAQALIERGEPYWFDDHETKLIMRHNRQFQLKTPAEQYFHELFEVASKPTEGRWLTAAGILYCMKKAAGSALNQVNIIAFGRMLTNIEGMQRRRSSLGVEYLVKEK; this is translated from the coding sequence ATGAAACTGACACTGATAAGAAAAGATCAAAAGAACCAGATGCACCTGTCAACAAAGACAATGGATAATTTCATTGAGCGCATCAAGACAGACACAAAGAGTGGCGATGTGGAAGGACTGCGCCAGTCGCTCCTGATGAGCAATCGCATTGTGGGATATAGTCAGATGCATAAGTTGCCAGTGGTATATCCCCTGGCCGAACTGGCACGCGATGCGAATGACAACCTGGTGATGCGCAGTATGAACGGCGTGGTGCTACTGAGCATCAGCAACGTGCGTGGACAGGAGGCGCAGGAACATATCAAGCAATTAGCGATGAGTATGCCTGCCACGCTGGCTGCCTTCGTGGGCAGTAGTGGGGCAAGCGTGAAAATATTAGTACGCGTCAGCAGACCCGACGGTACGCTGCCACAGACAGAGGACGAAGCAAACACCTTCCTCCGCACGGCCTTCGGGCTGGTTAAGTTGCCCTATCAGGCTCTGCTGGGAATGGCTGTAGCTGATGGTGAACCGACGGTGAAGACTGGCTTCCGCATGACATGCGACCCTCAACCTCTTTATAACCAGAAGGCTGTGCCGTTTAACGTGACTACGCAGATGGTTATACCCTCGGCACAACCTGTTGCTGGCGAACAGCAACACGCTGATTACGACCTCTATACACAGTATGAGAACCTGTACAAACGGGCTCTGGAACAGGTGTGGAGTAACCTGCCTGAGGGGGCTGATGCAGAAGGGATACTGGCCGAACTGGTGCGACAACTCTGTCTGGTAGGCTTTCCTGAAGAGGAGGCTGTCACCCATATCTGGGCACACTATAAATACAAGACGCCTCAGGTGTATACCGAAGAGCGCATCCGCGCTGTTACTGGTGCCGTCTATGCCGAGACAAAGCCTCGGTGTCGTCAAGGAGACAAGGCGGGAAGCGTGGGGTATGAGATGCGCCAACTCATTGATTATCTGCAACATCGCTTTGTGTTCCGCTATAACACCATCATGGGTTACACGGAGTATAGGCCCAACAGTACATGGTTTCAGGATTGGCAACCTGTGGACGAGCGTGTGATAAACGGTTTTACAACGGATGCTCGTCTGGCGGGCCTTCACGTGTGGGATAAGGACGTGAAGCGTTATGTGATGTCTGATAAGATCAGATTGTACAACCCCGTTGAGGCCTACCTCTATGAGGTGCAGGGAATATGGGACGGGAAAGACCACATCGGCAAACTGGCAGCAACCGTGCCTACGGATAATCCCCACTGGCCCCGCTGGTTTCGGACGTGGCTGCTAGCGATGGTGGCACAGTGGAAGGGCTATAATCGTCGTTACGGAAACTCAGTGGCACCTCTGCTTATCTCTAGTCAGGGCTACTGCAAGTCCACGTTCTGTCGCTCATTGCTGCCCGATGAATTGCAGTGGGGCTATACCGACAATCTATCGCTCGACGAGAAACGTCCCGTCCTGCAGGCTATGAGTCAGATGTTGCTCATTAACCTGGACGAGTTCAACCAAATCTCAGCTCGCACGCAGGAAGGCTTTTTGAAGAATGTCATCCAGTTGGCACGCGTGAAGGCGAAACGTCCCTACGGCAAGCACATCGAGGACTTCCCACGTCTGGCTTCGTTTATCGCCACCACCAATATGGCCGACGTACTGGCCGACCCCTCGGGCAATCGTCGTTTCATCGGCGTAGAACTGACGGGACCTATCAATGTGAGCGTGCGTCCTAATCATGAACAGATCTATGCACAGGCTCAGGCATTGATAGAGCGCGGCGAGCCTTATTGGTTTGATGATCATGAGACGAAGCTCATCATGCGTCATAACCGTCAGTTCCAACTGAAAACGCCTGCCGAACAGTATTTCCATGAACTCTTCGAGGTGGCGTCAAAACCCACCGAAGGTCGCTGGCTCACGGCAGCAGGTATCCTGTACTGCATGAAAAAGGCGGCAGGCAGTGCCTTGAATCAGGTGAACATCATTGCCTTCGGTCGCATGCTCACCAACATCGAGGGCATGCAGCGTCGTCGCTCATCCCTCGGCGTAGAGTACCTTGTAAAAGAAAAATAG